A window of the Streptomyces sp. NBC_00250 genome harbors these coding sequences:
- a CDS encoding amidohydrolase, protein MTVETAVTSVAPLLSGLDARLPELLALYEDLHAHPELSFQEFRTAGVVAGLLRAQGWEVTEGVGRTGVVGVLANGPGPVVLLRADMDALPVKEETGLPYASTATGTDPDGNEVPVMHACGHDMHVTCLLGATGQLAAHREAWHGTVVAVFQPAEEIGGAPAMIEDGFLDRFPRAEVCLGQHVAPAPVGFFGTRPGPVMAASDNFRVTLFGRGGHGSSPETAVDPVVLAAAVVMRLQTVVSREIGPAQTGVVTVGSLHAGTKENIIPDTAELWINVRSTTPAVRDRILAAVTRIVRAEAVASGAPKEPEFTPLNSFPVTANDAGATAVVQDSLTEVLGEGRVFTLTQIITGSEDFGTFGTALGVPSVFWHFGGADPALYADVDPDSLLEDGLPDTVPANHSPHFAPVPGPTIPLGVTALLAAAAPWLTRTTVPGA, encoded by the coding sequence ATGACCGTCGAGACCGCAGTCACGTCCGTCGCCCCGCTCCTCTCCGGCCTCGACGCGCGGCTGCCCGAGCTGCTCGCCCTCTACGAGGACCTGCACGCCCACCCCGAGCTCTCGTTCCAGGAGTTCCGGACCGCCGGTGTCGTCGCCGGGCTGCTGCGGGCCCAGGGCTGGGAGGTCACCGAGGGCGTCGGACGTACCGGAGTCGTCGGCGTCCTCGCCAACGGCCCCGGCCCCGTCGTCCTGCTCCGCGCCGACATGGACGCCCTCCCCGTCAAGGAGGAGACCGGACTCCCGTACGCCTCCACCGCCACCGGCACCGACCCCGACGGCAACGAAGTGCCCGTCATGCACGCCTGCGGGCACGACATGCACGTCACCTGTCTGCTCGGCGCCACCGGCCAGCTCGCCGCACACCGGGAGGCCTGGCACGGCACCGTCGTCGCCGTCTTCCAGCCGGCCGAGGAGATCGGCGGCGCGCCCGCCATGATCGAGGACGGCTTCCTCGACCGCTTCCCGCGCGCCGAGGTCTGTCTGGGCCAGCACGTGGCCCCCGCCCCGGTCGGCTTCTTCGGGACCCGGCCGGGACCGGTGATGGCGGCTTCCGACAACTTCCGGGTGACCCTCTTCGGCCGGGGCGGGCACGGCTCCTCCCCGGAGACGGCCGTCGACCCCGTGGTGCTCGCGGCGGCCGTCGTGATGCGGCTGCAGACGGTGGTCTCCCGGGAGATCGGCCCCGCCCAGACAGGTGTCGTCACCGTCGGCTCGCTGCACGCCGGGACGAAGGAGAACATCATCCCGGACACCGCCGAGCTGTGGATCAACGTCCGCTCGACGACCCCGGCCGTACGGGACCGGATCCTGGCCGCCGTCACGCGCATCGTCCGGGCCGAGGCCGTCGCCTCGGGCGCCCCCAAGGAGCCGGAGTTCACCCCGCTCAACTCCTTCCCGGTCACCGCCAACGACGCGGGGGCGACCGCCGTCGTGCAGGACTCCCTCACCGAGGTCCTGGGTGAGGGGCGGGTCTTCACGCTCACTCAGATCATCACCGGCAGCGAGGACTTCGGCACCTTCGGGACCGCGCTCGGCGTCCCCTCCGTCTTCTGGCACTTCGGTGGCGCCGACCCCGCCCTCTACGCGGACGTCGACCCCGACTCGCTCCTGGAGGACGGCCTCCCCGACACCGTCCCCGCCAACCACTCGCCGCACTTCGCTCCCGTACCCGGGCCGACGATCCCGCTCGGCGTGACCGCGCTGCTCGCGGCCGCCGCCCCGTGGCTGACGAGGACGACCGTCCCCGGCGCCTGA
- a CDS encoding MFS transporter, with translation MPAPTLPASPVAPSAHRRTVRVTVVLLFAAWLVDYADRLVINLVLPSLGAEFDLDRTQQGLVVSAFFLAYALCQIPGGLLADRFGGRRVTLWALLTWSVFTALTGFAWSFAVLLALRFAFGAAEGIFPPAAMKVLVERTRPEERMSANGTVMSSNALAAVITPLTVAPLVAVFGWRSAFWSTAALGILALLAVRLWLPAPLPRTDGAEDAATGAARPALRAILRKGVLWRFALMMFGYNTIVWGLNTWVPSYLGEEHGVSLTSAGALIAVPALGAAIATVLGGRLADRLGGHHRRIIVPGMAVAAVALLLMANAPSVPGFVVFGTVAVFAASLAYMPIFAVPLAGLSPAHVGVGSAVVIFGGQVAGMVAPPVMGALADAFSFQVAFGFLVLGALIAAVMACLTPQDAAAFRAAADEPSASPSPSLSTAKDSA, from the coding sequence GTGCCTGCTCCGACCCTTCCCGCGTCCCCCGTGGCGCCGTCCGCGCACCGCAGAACCGTCCGCGTCACGGTCGTCCTGCTCTTCGCGGCCTGGCTGGTCGACTACGCCGACCGGCTCGTGATCAACCTCGTCCTGCCCTCCCTCGGCGCCGAGTTCGACCTCGACCGCACCCAGCAGGGCCTCGTCGTCTCCGCCTTCTTCCTCGCCTACGCCCTCTGCCAGATCCCCGGCGGCCTGCTCGCCGACCGGTTCGGCGGCCGACGGGTGACCCTCTGGGCACTGCTGACCTGGTCGGTCTTCACCGCCCTCACCGGCTTCGCCTGGTCCTTCGCCGTACTGCTGGCCCTGCGCTTCGCCTTCGGCGCGGCCGAGGGGATCTTCCCGCCCGCGGCCATGAAGGTCCTGGTCGAGCGCACCCGGCCCGAGGAACGCATGAGTGCCAACGGCACGGTCATGAGCTCCAACGCCCTCGCCGCCGTCATCACCCCGCTGACCGTCGCCCCGCTCGTCGCCGTCTTCGGCTGGCGCTCGGCCTTCTGGTCGACCGCCGCCCTCGGCATCCTCGCCCTCCTCGCCGTACGCCTCTGGCTCCCGGCCCCGCTGCCCCGTACGGACGGTGCGGAGGACGCCGCCACCGGGGCCGCCCGCCCCGCCCTCCGCGCGATCCTGCGCAAGGGCGTCCTGTGGCGCTTCGCCCTCATGATGTTCGGCTACAACACCATCGTCTGGGGCCTCAACACCTGGGTCCCGTCGTATCTCGGCGAGGAACACGGCGTCTCCCTCACCTCCGCCGGAGCCCTCATCGCCGTCCCCGCGCTCGGCGCCGCGATCGCCACCGTCCTCGGCGGCCGGCTCGCCGACCGGCTCGGCGGCCACCACCGCAGGATCATCGTCCCCGGCATGGCCGTCGCGGCCGTCGCCCTGCTCCTCATGGCGAACGCGCCGTCCGTCCCCGGCTTCGTCGTCTTCGGCACCGTCGCCGTGTTCGCCGCCTCCCTCGCCTACATGCCGATCTTCGCCGTCCCCCTCGCCGGTCTCTCCCCGGCCCACGTGGGCGTGGGCAGCGCCGTCGTCATCTTCGGCGGCCAGGTCGCCGGCATGGTCGCCCCGCCCGTCATGGGAGCCCTCGCCGACGCCTTCTCCTTCCAGGTCGCCTTCGGCTTCCTCGTCCTCGGCGCGCTCATCGCCGCCGTCATGGCCTGCCTCACCCCACAGGACGCGGCCGCCTTCCGCGCCGCCGCCGACGAACCGTCGGCCTCCCCGTCCCCGTCCCTCAGCACCGCAAAGGACTCCGCATGA
- a CDS encoding Lrp/AsnC family transcriptional regulator — MSESPSGLPESVSESTSEPDSGTEGALAGFSELDLALIDALQAAPRAPWTRIGQALGVNATTAARRFERLRAEGLAWVTAYDAAKTATVAYVEVRCRPRAFDRVSAAVTALPWVFSVDETAGDFDLFLSVAAPDLPSLGRAVHRGIGGLRGVRSTRTRLGITLYGEGRDWRMRAMNPAERAGLGGAPTGRPRTYSTHLHERPSPQDQALLTALGADGRLGYGELGVLTGMSEHTARRRLQRMIRDGDITLRCDLAHPMAGLSTMVVYRTSVPHALLEQTGNALARLEQVRMCVSVSGPYNLLVLVWLHGLGAVDPFEALLAERFPALEVRDRTVALHSPKRMSWLLDEHGRATGRVPLGLPEH, encoded by the coding sequence GTGAGCGAGAGCCCTTCCGGATTGCCGGAAAGCGTCAGCGAGAGCACCTCTGAGCCGGATTCCGGCACGGAGGGCGCTCTCGCGGGCTTCTCCGAGCTGGATCTGGCGCTGATCGACGCGCTGCAGGCGGCCCCTCGGGCGCCGTGGACCCGGATCGGGCAGGCGCTCGGCGTGAACGCGACGACGGCCGCCCGCCGCTTCGAACGGCTCCGCGCGGAGGGGCTCGCCTGGGTCACCGCGTACGACGCGGCGAAGACGGCCACGGTCGCCTATGTGGAGGTGCGGTGCCGGCCGCGCGCCTTCGACCGGGTCAGCGCGGCGGTCACGGCGCTGCCCTGGGTGTTCAGCGTCGACGAGACGGCCGGGGACTTCGACCTGTTCCTCTCCGTCGCCGCCCCGGACCTGCCGTCCCTGGGACGCGCGGTGCACCGGGGGATCGGCGGGCTGCGCGGGGTCCGCTCGACCCGCACCCGGCTGGGCATCACGCTGTACGGGGAGGGGCGCGACTGGCGGATGCGGGCGATGAACCCCGCCGAGCGCGCCGGCCTGGGCGGGGCGCCGACCGGCCGGCCCCGCACCTACAGCACCCATCTCCACGAGCGGCCGTCGCCGCAGGACCAGGCGCTGCTCACCGCGCTCGGCGCCGACGGGCGGCTCGGGTACGGGGAGCTCGGCGTGCTCACGGGCATGAGCGAGCACACGGCGCGACGACGACTGCAGCGAATGATCCGCGACGGGGACATCACCCTGCGCTGCGATCTGGCGCACCCGATGGCGGGGCTCTCCACGATGGTGGTCTACCGGACGTCGGTGCCGCACGCCCTCCTGGAGCAGACGGGCAATGCCCTGGCCCGGCTGGAACAGGTGCGGATGTGCGTGTCGGTGAGCGGCCCGTACAACCTGCTCGTCCTGGTCTGGCTGCACGGTCTGGGCGCGGTGGACCCCTTCGAGGCGCTGCTCGCGGAGCGTTTCCCGGCCCTGGAGGTACGGGACCGGACGGTGGCCCTGCACTCCCCCAAGCGCATGAGCTGGCTCCTCGACGAGCACGGGCGGGCCACGGGCCGGGTCCCGCTGGGGCTGCCGGAGCACTGA
- a CDS encoding LysR family transcriptional regulator codes for MDIDARTLRTFREVTLTGSFTQAARRLGYSQSSVTAQMRALERQVGEPVFERLPNGVRLTDAGTVLRDYARQILTLVGEMETALRRPAANPPRLTVGIVPALAYGQQLARVTQIGRRLLSGVQLALRVMGTAEVHDAFRSGAIDGALVLTVVDAEDPVVQLADQLHTERSDELTEVRLQEVEFVPVTSVGHRRASLGRQVVIADPDCPSQRWLPEFLRLRCDSPPEIHELGSMAGVRAATQSGLGCAMLPIALAASHQEAGGLRPLPGVPRMRWNASLVLGRSDTRPALDWQNLTETLRQATALSCAVHPGEPGPASPVDVLGDAAPALDPDPSIAS; via the coding sequence GTGGACATCGACGCAAGAACCCTTCGCACCTTCCGCGAGGTGACCCTGACCGGGTCGTTCACCCAGGCGGCGCGACGCCTCGGGTACTCGCAGTCCAGCGTCACGGCACAGATGCGTGCCCTGGAACGACAGGTGGGTGAACCCGTCTTCGAGCGGCTCCCCAACGGCGTCCGGCTCACCGACGCCGGCACCGTACTGCGTGACTACGCCCGCCAGATCCTCACCCTCGTCGGTGAGATGGAGACCGCCCTGCGCCGGCCCGCGGCCAACCCGCCGCGGCTGACCGTGGGCATCGTCCCCGCCCTGGCGTACGGACAACAGCTCGCCCGGGTCACCCAGATCGGGCGACGGCTCCTCTCCGGCGTCCAGCTCGCCCTGCGTGTCATGGGAACCGCCGAGGTCCACGACGCCTTCCGGTCCGGAGCGATCGACGGCGCCCTCGTCCTCACCGTCGTCGACGCCGAGGACCCGGTGGTCCAGCTGGCCGACCAGCTGCACACCGAACGCTCCGACGAACTCACCGAAGTACGCCTCCAGGAGGTCGAGTTCGTCCCCGTCACCAGCGTCGGCCACCGACGTGCGAGCCTCGGCCGTCAGGTCGTCATCGCCGACCCCGACTGTCCCTCCCAGCGCTGGCTCCCCGAATTCCTCCGGCTGCGCTGCGACAGCCCGCCCGAGATCCACGAACTGGGCTCCATGGCGGGCGTCCGCGCCGCCACCCAGTCCGGCCTCGGCTGCGCCATGCTCCCCATCGCCCTCGCCGCCTCCCACCAGGAGGCCGGAGGACTGCGCCCCCTCCCCGGCGTACCCCGGATGCGCTGGAACGCCTCCCTCGTCCTCGGCCGCTCCGACACCCGGCCCGCCCTCGACTGGCAGAACCTGACGGAGACCCTCCGCCAGGCCACCGCCCTCTCCTGCGCGGTCCACCCCGGCGAGCCCGGCCCCGCGAGCCCGGTCGACGTGCTCGGAGACGCGGCCCCGGCCCTCGACCCGGACCCGAGCATCGCCTCGTAA
- a CDS encoding carboxymuconolactone decarboxylase family protein — MPRLPQLTVETANEEQRELLEGTLKQLGKLPNLYAALANGPAALRGYLAMREALVGGSFSARQREQLALYIAQHNDCTYCVSAHTLRGGKVGLSEQELLDTRHGTDAGDPHMDQVLRFAGAVMATGGRVTDDSLAAARAAGVTDAEIAEIVGHVALNVLSNFFNHVAQPDLDFPLVPAQLAE, encoded by the coding sequence ATGCCCCGCCTGCCCCAACTGACCGTCGAGACCGCCAACGAGGAGCAGCGCGAGCTGCTCGAAGGCACCCTCAAGCAGCTCGGCAAGCTGCCCAACCTGTACGCCGCCCTGGCCAACGGCCCCGCCGCCCTTCGCGGTTACCTCGCCATGCGCGAGGCCCTCGTCGGCGGCAGCTTCAGCGCCCGGCAGCGCGAGCAGCTCGCGCTCTACATCGCCCAGCACAACGACTGCACGTACTGCGTCTCCGCGCACACCCTGCGCGGCGGCAAGGTCGGTCTGAGCGAGCAGGAGCTGCTCGACACCCGTCACGGCACCGACGCCGGCGACCCGCACATGGACCAGGTGCTCCGCTTCGCCGGTGCCGTCATGGCCACCGGCGGCCGCGTCACCGACGACTCCCTCGCCGCCGCCCGCGCCGCCGGAGTGACCGACGCCGAGATCGCGGAGATCGTCGGCCACGTCGCGCTCAACGTGCTGTCGAACTTCTTCAATCACGTTGCGCAGCCGGACTTGGACTTTCCGTTGGTCCCGGCCCAGCTCGCCGAGTAG
- a CDS encoding TetR/AcrR family transcriptional regulator, whose product MATNAKERLLSAAERLFYEEGIRAVGIERILSDSGVGRASFYRHFPSKDDVVVEVLRRRDGMWRAWLDGRIEASERSPAELPLALFDGLAERFAAASFRGCAFINTMVETADPDSPAHHVAAEHKEKVIAVLDRLLAEGGYRDHETLARQLALLGDGAIVTALREGTSEAAVRARGVAEILLRTAEREPAKA is encoded by the coding sequence ATGGCCACGAACGCGAAAGAACGGCTCCTCAGCGCGGCGGAGCGTCTGTTCTACGAAGAGGGGATCCGGGCCGTCGGCATCGAGCGGATCCTGTCCGACTCCGGAGTGGGCCGCGCCTCCTTCTACCGCCATTTCCCCAGCAAGGACGACGTGGTCGTCGAGGTGCTGCGGCGCCGCGACGGCATGTGGCGGGCCTGGCTCGACGGCCGGATCGAGGCCAGCGAACGCTCCCCGGCGGAGCTGCCGCTCGCCCTCTTCGACGGCCTGGCGGAACGCTTCGCCGCGGCCTCGTTCCGCGGCTGCGCCTTCATCAACACGATGGTCGAGACGGCCGACCCGGACAGCCCGGCCCATCATGTGGCGGCCGAGCACAAGGAGAAGGTCATCGCGGTCCTGGACCGCCTGCTCGCCGAGGGCGGCTACCGCGACCACGAGACCCTGGCCCGCCAGCTGGCCCTGCTCGGCGACGGAGCGATCGTGACGGCCCTCCGCGAGGGGACGTCGGAGGCGGCGGTACGGGCCAGGGGCGTCGCGGAGATCCTGTTGCGGACGGCCGAGCGGGAGCCGGCGAAGGCCTGA
- a CDS encoding acyl-CoA synthetase, whose protein sequence is MSGGVRPPAHEEYRAARDLLLRLRGDREAARAAFRWPRAEHFNWALDWFDVIAEGNGRPALELLGHPGPDGGVPVADRVSFAELRARSDALAVALREHGVVRGDRVLILLGTRAELWETLLGCIKLGAVVVPGYQDLTRAEAADRIARGAIRHVVSAPELVDMLDELPVPGIRMAVEGDGRAGWVPYPDTRRPGRPRFVPDGPTRAADPSFCYFTSGTTSLPKLVEHSHAGYGVGHLSSLYWSGLRPGDRHLNLSAPGWAKHSWSSFFVPWAAEATVLAPPDGGLPAGVLPGVLAAHDVTSFCAPPSAWRSLLPYVTAGAAAPRLREATAAGEPLTAETVERIEAAWGVRVRDGYGQTEATALIGRTPGTPEPLAPLGHPLPGYRIVLRDPETGERGETGEVCVDLTERPPGLMRGYAGLPGRTAEAFVDGLYRTGDRGERCADGSIRLLGRMDEVFKSHGHRVSPMEIEAVLRTHPEVADAAVVPCEDPAGGLAPYAVVELHSESGESDSAAHGRIGAELLALAAERLAPVFVPHGVTVVASLPRTRSGKVRRGELTPKG, encoded by the coding sequence GTGAGCGGCGGTGTCCGTCCGCCCGCCCATGAGGAGTACCGGGCCGCCCGGGATCTGCTGCTGCGGCTGCGCGGCGACCGGGAGGCGGCCCGCGCCGCCTTCCGGTGGCCGCGCGCCGAGCACTTCAACTGGGCCCTGGACTGGTTCGACGTCATCGCCGAGGGGAACGGCCGGCCGGCGCTCGAACTCCTCGGCCACCCGGGCCCGGACGGCGGCGTACCCGTCGCCGACCGGGTCTCCTTCGCCGAACTCCGCGCCAGGTCCGATGCGTTGGCGGTGGCGCTCCGCGAGCACGGAGTCGTACGGGGCGACCGCGTCCTGATCCTCCTCGGCACCCGGGCCGAGCTGTGGGAGACCCTGCTCGGCTGCATCAAGCTCGGCGCGGTCGTCGTCCCCGGCTACCAGGACCTGACCCGCGCCGAGGCCGCCGACCGGATCGCCCGGGGTGCCATCCGGCATGTGGTCTCCGCACCCGAACTCGTCGACATGCTCGACGAGTTGCCCGTGCCGGGCATCCGGATGGCCGTCGAGGGGGACGGCCGGGCCGGCTGGGTCCCGTACCCCGACACCCGCCGTCCCGGTCGGCCGCGCTTCGTCCCGGACGGGCCGACCCGCGCGGCCGACCCGTCGTTCTGCTACTTCACCTCCGGCACGACCTCGCTGCCCAAGCTCGTGGAGCACAGCCACGCCGGATACGGCGTCGGGCACCTCTCCAGCCTGTACTGGAGCGGCCTGCGCCCCGGCGACCGGCACCTCAACCTCTCCGCGCCCGGCTGGGCCAAGCACTCCTGGTCCAGCTTCTTCGTACCCTGGGCGGCGGAGGCGACCGTGCTCGCGCCCCCGGACGGCGGCCTCCCGGCGGGCGTGCTGCCCGGCGTCCTCGCCGCGCACGACGTGACCAGCTTCTGCGCGCCGCCCAGCGCCTGGCGGTCCCTGCTCCCGTACGTGACCGCCGGGGCGGCGGCTCCCCGGCTGCGCGAGGCGACGGCGGCGGGAGAGCCCCTGACGGCGGAGACGGTGGAGCGGATCGAGGCCGCCTGGGGAGTCCGGGTCCGCGACGGCTACGGCCAGACGGAGGCGACCGCCCTCATCGGCCGCACCCCCGGCACCCCGGAACCCCTCGCCCCGCTCGGGCACCCGCTCCCCGGGTACCGGATCGTGCTGCGGGACCCGGAGACGGGGGAGCGCGGCGAAACCGGCGAGGTGTGCGTGGATCTGACGGAGCGTCCGCCCGGTCTGATGCGGGGGTACGCGGGCCTGCCCGGGCGCACGGCGGAGGCGTTCGTCGACGGTCTGTACCGGACGGGGGACCGCGGCGAGCGGTGCGCGGACGGCTCGATCCGGCTGCTCGGGCGGATGGACGAGGTCTTCAAGTCCCACGGTCACCGGGTCTCCCCGATGGAGATCGAGGCCGTGCTCCGCACCCACCCGGAGGTGGCCGACGCGGCGGTGGTCCCGTGCGAGGACCCGGCGGGCGGCCTGGCCCCGTACGCGGTCGTCGAACTCCACTCGGAATCCGGCGAGTCGGACTCCGCCGCGCACGGGCGCATCGGCGCGGAGCTGCTCGCGCTGGCCGCCGAACGGCTCGCACCGGTCTTCGTGCCGCACGGGGTCACGGTCGTGGCGAGCCTGCCGCGCACCCGCTCGGGCAAGGTGCGGCGGGGCGAACTCACCCCGAAAGGCTGA
- a CDS encoding FAD/NAD(P)-binding protein — protein MTTSAPPPLAPGDLGVFVQESAAAGELVVQPRMGMVGPEEMAGGVAAVAALPERTVATLTIDSYTRVGDHAAATAALRAGRPLNGFPLVSHGPRTTARVAAAAGRATPVQVRHGSADPMAIFRTMAAAGLAASEGGPVSYCLPYGRTPLAESVAAWRDSVQFLTEESRAHGRRAHLESFGGCLLGQLCPPSLLVAVSVLECLFFVANGATSVSLSYAQQTHPAQDTGALTALRLLADEFLPPSVDRHIVLYTYMGVYPRTVPGARLLLRRSAELAVRGGAQRLIVKTETEAHRIPTVEENLTALRIAADAARSAPRRGTPQGTRSAARSTDADAEETLVEARALVTAVLGLSDDLGVALLKAFDRGLLDVPFCLHPDNRGAVRSTVAPDGRLQWTDLGALPLLTTSRRTVPMTSRQLSGMLGRVAREHDQAAAANPPPEPAPRNAPAPSGDPLRIAFVGMGPRGLSVLERLAARCADAPPARPVEVFAVDPYEAGAGRIWRTDQSPWFLMNTPAQEVTMFSGPADAGPHRPGAGPSLGEWWAQDDPASAEPEGYAPRAVYGRYLTYVMRRIEETLPPSLTVRRVPARVICAERGRAEGTRDRARHRLRLDRGDVLTVDRVVLATGHPVNELDADQRAWTQFAREHSTPTRPVRYIAGGSASEMPLAGIPAGASVGILGMGLTFYDILTELTLGRGGTFTEGCEGLLYLPSGKEPRILAGSRGGVPLLTRGANQKGPEHRYQARLFTAERMAAIRAAEAPLDFEQSVLPWLLAEVNLVLLATRIRQVHGPEAAEEFTERGAQALADRDDPDPRLLERLAAGHRIDARPLTGLDALARPFGGRRFGSPAEYHKVLTEWLRADLFEARQGNADGPLKAAADVLRDVRQTIRTVVDFGGLTPASHRWFLSEFGPVAAMVSTGPPQVRSEQFLALLAAGVLEPVGPGARFGADPVEGRFTVESAQVENSWVALDVVVDARVPGTDLTADRDPLIRGLMVDGEIRTFTNAGDGAEEFATGGLDCTDSPYHPVRADGSVDTSTHVLGIPSEYTRWFTQVGSGRPGLWGSFTRDADAIAEALVGVAGVGRPAADRVLLGGAG, from the coding sequence TTGACGACCTCCGCCCCGCCGCCGCTCGCCCCCGGCGATCTCGGCGTCTTCGTCCAGGAGTCGGCCGCGGCCGGCGAACTGGTCGTCCAGCCCCGGATGGGGATGGTCGGACCCGAGGAGATGGCCGGCGGAGTCGCCGCCGTCGCCGCACTGCCCGAGCGGACCGTCGCCACCCTCACCATCGACAGCTACACCCGCGTCGGCGACCACGCCGCCGCCACCGCCGCCCTGCGCGCCGGCCGGCCCCTCAACGGGTTCCCGCTGGTCAGCCACGGGCCCAGGACCACCGCGCGGGTCGCCGCCGCGGCCGGCCGGGCCACCCCCGTCCAGGTCCGGCACGGATCCGCCGACCCGATGGCCATCTTCCGCACCATGGCCGCCGCAGGGCTCGCCGCCTCCGAGGGCGGCCCCGTCTCCTACTGCCTGCCCTACGGGCGTACCCCGCTCGCCGAATCCGTCGCCGCCTGGCGCGACTCCGTGCAGTTCCTCACGGAGGAGAGCCGCGCACACGGCCGGCGGGCCCATCTCGAATCCTTCGGCGGCTGCCTCCTCGGCCAGCTCTGCCCGCCGTCCCTGCTCGTCGCCGTCTCGGTCCTGGAGTGCCTCTTCTTCGTGGCCAACGGCGCGACCAGCGTCTCCCTCAGCTACGCGCAGCAGACCCATCCCGCCCAGGACACCGGCGCGCTCACCGCCCTGCGGCTGCTCGCCGACGAGTTCCTGCCGCCGTCCGTCGACCGCCACATCGTGCTCTACACGTACATGGGCGTCTACCCGAGGACGGTGCCCGGCGCCCGGCTGCTGCTGCGCCGCAGCGCCGAACTGGCCGTACGGGGCGGGGCCCAGCGCCTGATCGTGAAGACCGAGACCGAGGCGCACCGCATCCCGACCGTCGAGGAGAACCTGACCGCCCTGCGGATCGCCGCCGACGCGGCCCGCTCCGCGCCACGGCGCGGCACACCCCAGGGCACCCGGTCCGCCGCCAGGTCCACCGACGCCGACGCCGAGGAGACGCTCGTCGAGGCACGCGCTCTGGTCACGGCCGTCCTCGGACTCTCCGACGACCTCGGCGTCGCCCTCCTCAAGGCCTTCGACCGCGGCCTGCTCGACGTGCCGTTCTGTCTGCACCCGGACAACCGGGGCGCCGTCCGGTCCACCGTCGCACCCGACGGGCGCCTGCAATGGACGGATCTGGGCGCGCTGCCGCTGCTCACCACCAGCAGGAGGACCGTTCCCATGACCTCACGCCAGCTCTCCGGCATGCTCGGCCGGGTCGCCCGTGAGCACGACCAGGCGGCGGCCGCGAACCCGCCGCCGGAGCCGGCGCCGAGGAACGCCCCCGCGCCGTCGGGTGATCCGCTGCGGATCGCGTTCGTCGGCATGGGCCCGCGCGGCCTCTCCGTACTGGAGCGACTCGCGGCCCGCTGCGCCGACGCGCCGCCCGCCCGCCCGGTCGAGGTGTTCGCGGTGGACCCGTACGAGGCGGGGGCCGGGCGGATCTGGCGTACGGACCAGTCGCCGTGGTTCCTGATGAACACCCCGGCCCAGGAGGTCACCATGTTCTCCGGGCCGGCCGACGCGGGACCGCACCGGCCCGGCGCCGGACCCTCCCTCGGCGAGTGGTGGGCGCAGGACGATCCGGCGTCCGCGGAGCCCGAGGGGTACGCGCCCCGCGCCGTCTACGGCCGCTATCTGACGTACGTCATGCGGCGGATCGAGGAGACCCTGCCGCCCTCGCTCACCGTCCGGCGCGTCCCCGCCCGGGTGATCTGCGCGGAGCGCGGCCGGGCCGAGGGCACGCGGGACAGAGCCCGGCACCGGCTGAGACTCGACCGCGGTGACGTCCTCACCGTCGACCGGGTGGTCCTCGCCACCGGCCACCCCGTCAACGAGCTCGACGCGGACCAGCGGGCCTGGACGCAGTTCGCCCGCGAACACAGCACCCCCACCCGCCCCGTCCGCTACATCGCGGGCGGCTCCGCGAGCGAGATGCCGCTCGCCGGGATCCCGGCGGGCGCGAGCGTGGGAATCCTCGGCATGGGGCTCACCTTCTACGACATCCTCACCGAGCTCACCCTGGGGCGCGGCGGCACCTTCACCGAGGGCTGCGAAGGCCTGCTGTACCTGCCCAGCGGCAAGGAGCCCCGGATCCTGGCGGGTTCCCGCGGGGGAGTGCCCCTGCTCACCCGGGGCGCCAACCAGAAAGGCCCCGAACACCGGTACCAGGCCCGGCTGTTCACCGCCGAACGGATGGCCGCGATCCGCGCGGCGGAGGCGCCCCTCGACTTCGAACAGTCGGTCCTGCCCTGGCTGCTCGCCGAGGTCAACCTCGTCCTCCTCGCCACCCGCATCCGCCAGGTCCACGGGCCCGAGGCGGCCGAAGAGTTCACCGAGCGCGGCGCGCAGGCCCTCGCCGACCGCGACGACCCCGACCCGCGGCTCCTGGAGCGGCTCGCCGCAGGACACCGCATCGACGCCCGGCCGCTCACCGGACTCGACGCGCTCGCCCGCCCGTTCGGCGGCCGACGCTTCGGCTCCCCGGCCGAATACCACAAGGTCCTCACCGAATGGCTGCGCGCCGACCTGTTCGAGGCGCGCCAGGGCAATGCCGACGGGCCCCTGAAAGCGGCCGCCGACGTGCTCCGCGACGTCCGGCAGACGATCCGTACCGTCGTCGACTTCGGCGGTCTCACCCCCGCCTCGCACCGCTGGTTCCTCTCCGAGTTCGGCCCCGTCGCGGCGATGGTCTCGACCGGGCCGCCGCAGGTGCGCTCCGAGCAGTTCCTCGCGCTGCTCGCGGCCGGGGTCCTCGAACCGGTGGGCCCCGGCGCCCGGTTCGGCGCGGACCCCGTCGAGGGGCGGTTCACGGTGGAGTCCGCGCAGGTGGAGAACTCCTGGGTGGCGCTGGACGTCGTCGTCGACGCCCGGGTCCCGGGCACCGACCTGACGGCCGACCGGGACCCGCTGATCCGGGGCCTGATGGTGGACGGGGAGATCCGTACCTTCACCAACGCGGGCGACGGAGCGGAGGAGTTCGCCACCGGCGGCCTCGACTGCACCGACTCCCCGTACCACCCCGTCCGCGCGGACGGCTCGGTGGACACCAGCACCCATGTGCTCGGCATCCCGAGCGAGTACACCCGCTGGTTCACCCAGGTGGGCAGCGGCCGGCCGGGCCTCTGGGGCTCCTTCACACGGGACGCGGACGCGATCGCGGAGGCGCTGGTGGGAGTCGCGGGGGTGGGCCGACCGGCGGCCGACCGGGTGCTGCTCGGGGGTGCGGGGTGA